A window of Oncorhynchus tshawytscha isolate Ot180627B linkage group LG10, Otsh_v2.0, whole genome shotgun sequence contains these coding sequences:
- the LOC112237277 gene encoding G-protein coupled receptor 12-like — protein sequence MVSRLLIISIQPIPPPSSSSSSSLTSLHPDMILSLAAAMSSGGIPQNTTSSSPFDPSPLDPWLDPYPDPYPDLPGVNASSSDVPGRTYTSDLDLRPLTSQQDVSPWDVALCVTGTLIACENALVIAVLFYTPTLRAPMFILIGSLAFADLLAGLGLILNFVFTYLVEGEVVTLVATGILIAAFSASILNILAITVDRYLSLYNALTYHTERTVLFTYLVVGVIWLVCLVLGVLPALGWNCLDDQSTCSVCRPVTKSNAVALAVFFLLVFALMMQLYLQICRIAFRHAQQIAVQHQFLAMSTTKGVQTLSVILGTFATCWLPFAMYSIVADSSYPIIYTYSTVLLAACNSVINPVIYAFRNPDIQKGLWLACCGCVPSNLSLRPRARTSSDV from the exons ATGGTGTCCCGCCTCCTTATTATTTCAATACAGCCTATTCcccccccttcttcttcttcttcttcttctctcacctccctccatccAGATATGATCCTCTCCCTAGCTGCAGCTATGAGCAGCGGCGGCATCCCCCAGAACACGACTTCCTCCTCGCCCTTTGACCCCTCGCCCCTGGACCCCTGGCTTGACCCCTACCCTGACCCCTACCCTGACCTCCCCGGGGTTAACGCCTCCTCCTCCGACGTCCCCGGCCGCACCTATACCTCCGACCTTGACTTACGACCTCTGACCTCACAACAG GATGTTAGCCCATGGGATGTGGCGTTATGTGTCACGGGTACACTCATCGCCTGCGAGAACGCTCTGGTCATCGCCGTCCTCTTCTACACGCCGACCCTCAGAGCGCCGATGTTCATCCTGATTGGCTCGCTGGCGTTCGCCGACCTCCTGGCGGGTCTCGGTCTCATCCTGAACTTCGTGTTCACCTATCTTGTCGAGGGAGAGGTCGTGACCTTGGTTGCCACAGGGATACTCATTGCGGCATTCTCGGCATCCATCTTGAATATCTTGGCGATCACCGTGGACAG GTACCTGTCGCTGTACAACGCGCTGACCTACCACACGGAGCGGACTGTCCTCTTCACATACCTGGTGGTAGGGGTCATCTGGTTGGTGTGTCTGGTTCTCGGCGTCCTCCCCGCGCTCGGGTGGAACTGCCTAGACGACCAATCAACGTGCTCAGTCTGTCGACCCGTCACCAAATCCAACGCCGTCGCCCTCGCTGTCTTCTTCCTACTGGTTTTCGCGTTGATGATGCAACTCTACCTGCAGATCTGTCGGATCGCGTTCCGTCACGCTCAGCAAATCGCCGTCCAGCATCAGTTCCTCGCCATGTCCACGACCAAAGGAGTCCAGACGCTCTCCGTGATTCTCGGCACCTTCGCCACGTGTTGGCTGCCGTTTGCTATGTATTCTATAGTGGCGGATTCAAGCTATCCTATCATATACACATACTCTACGGTGCTGCTGGCGGCGTGTAATTCAGTCATAAATCCTGTTATATATGCGTTCAGGAACCCGGATATACAGAAGGGGCTCTGGTTGGCGTGTTGTGGGTGTGTCCCGTCAAATCTGAGCCTGAGACCTCGAGCCAGGACATCCAGTGATGTATAG
- the LOC121847410 gene encoding repetin-like, whose amino-acid sequence MESFSHGGRNSLMESFSHGGRNSLMESFSHGGRNSLMESFSHGGRNSLMESFSHGGRNSLMESFSHGGRNSLMESFSHGGRNSLMESFSHGGRNSLMESFSHGGRNSLMESFSHGGRNSLMESFSHGGRNSLMESFSHGGRNSLMESFSHGGRNSLMESFSHGGRNSLMESFSHGGRNSLMESFSHGGRNSLMESFSHGGRNSLMESFSHGAGNSLM is encoded by the exons ATGGAATCGTTCAGCCACGGTGGTAGAAACTCTCTGATGGAATCGTTCAGCCACGGTGGTAGAAACTCTCTGATGGAATCGTTCAGCCACGGTGGTAGAAACTCTCTGATGGAATCGTTCAGCCACGGTGGTAGAAACTCTCTGATGGAATCGTTCAGCCACGGTGGTAGAAACTCTCTGATGGAATCGTTCAGCCACGGTG GTAGAAACTCTCTGATGGAATCGTTCAGCCACGGTGGTAGAAACTCTCTGATGGAATCGTTCAGCCACGGTGGTAGAAACTCTCTGATGGAATCGTTCAGCCACGGTGGTAGAAACTCTCTGATGGAATCGTTCAGCCACGGTGGTAGAAACTCTCTGATGGAATCGTTCAGCCACGGTGGTAGAAACTCTCTGATGGAATCGTTCAGCCACGGTGGTAGAAACTCTCTGATGGAATCGTTCAGCCACGGTGGTAGAAACTCTCTGATGGAATCGTTCAGCCACGGTGGTAGAAACTCTCTGATGGAATCGTTCAGCCACGGTGGTAGAAACTCTCTGATGGAATCGTTCAGCCACGGTGGTAGAAACTCTCTGATGGAATCGTTCAGCCACGGTGGTAGAAACTCTCTGATGGAATCGTTCAGCCACGGTGCTGGAAACTCTCTGATGTGA